TGTACTCCCAGCGCAACCGCAGCGCGGCCATCCGGATCCCCCTGTACTCCACCAGTCCCAAGGCCAAGCGGATCGAGTACCGGCCCCCGGACCCCAGCTGCAACCCGTACCTGGCCTTCGCGGCCATGCTCATGGCGGGCTTGGACGGCATCTTGAACCGCATCGACCCCGGGCCGCCCATGGACGTGGACCTGTACGAACTTCCGCCGGAGGAGGCGAAGCACGTGCGCCAGGTGCCGAGTTCCCTGGAGGAGTCCCTGCGTGCGCTGGAAGAAGACCACGAGTTCCTCCTCCGGGGCGGGGTGTTCACCGAGGACCTCATCGAGACGTGGATCCACTACAAGCACAGGCGGGAGGTGGACTACATCCGGCTCCGGCCGCACCCCTCGGAGTTCTATCTCTACTACGACGTGTAGCTGTCCTTCTTTAAGGATCCCCGTCGGCCTAGCCGCTGTGCGGAGTGAGGCCCTACCCAGTCTGCAACTGGGCCTGGGCCCGGGGTAAATCCACCCACACCCGCCGCCGGGCTGTCCGCACGACGCCCTGCCGCGCCAGCTCGCCCAGCGTCAGGGTCACCGTCTCCCGGCTACAGCCCACCATGTCGGCCAGGTCCTGGTGCGTGAGCCCGACTTCAAGCCGCACGAACCGTCCTTCGGGGACCCCGAAGCTCTCCGCCAGCTTGGTCAGCAGGTGCAGCACCCGCGTCCAGACGCTGGAGAGTGCCAAGCGCTCCAGCATGTCTTCCAGCTCCCGCAGCCGCCCAGAGAGCACCATCCGCACCGCCACCTCGGGGTACGTGCGCATGAGGCGCTCCAGGTCCGCCTCCCGCAGGGTGCACACCAGCATGTCGGTCACGGCTTCCGCGAAGCTGTGGCGGGTGCCCGTGGACAGGCCCTCCAGCTCGCCGAACACG
The DNA window shown above is from Armatimonadota bacterium and carries:
- a CDS encoding Crp/Fnr family transcriptional regulator — protein: MDKTAYLNQIDLFRQLSPEELQAVDRLAELQTVSQGTLLLDPTRFRPVLYLLKRGYVRLYRITPEGRQLTVSLLGPGNVFGELEGLSTGTRHSFAEAVTDMLVCTLREADLERLMRTYPEVAVRMVLSGRLRELEDMLERLALSSVWTRVLHLLTKLAESFGVPEGRFVRLEVGLTHQDLADMVGCSRETVTLTLGELARQGVVRTARRRVWVDLPRAQAQLQTG